A single window of Rhodococcus jostii RHA1 DNA harbors:
- a CDS encoding nuclear transport factor 2 family protein, with the protein MTTATTEVETTRKLLQAADTDIAEFFDYFSDDCVFRMGNNAPVIGKSAIQSWVAQYLTSVASMRHEIIEQWSEGTVAALRVEVTYTLQNGESFTLPAVTRTRVENNKVTEYLIFMDPSPVISGTTQ; encoded by the coding sequence ATGACCACAGCCACGACCGAGGTCGAGACCACCCGCAAACTTCTCCAAGCCGCCGACACCGACATCGCAGAATTCTTCGACTACTTCTCCGACGACTGCGTCTTCCGCATGGGCAACAACGCCCCCGTCATCGGCAAGAGCGCCATCCAATCCTGGGTAGCGCAATACCTGACCTCGGTGGCGTCGATGCGCCACGAGATCATCGAACAATGGTCGGAGGGCACCGTAGCCGCGCTCCGGGTGGAGGTCACCTACACGTTGCAGAACGGTGAATCCTTCACACTCCCGGCCGTGACGCGCACCCGCGTCGAGAACAACAAGGTCACCGAATACCTGATCTTCATGGACCCCAGCCCCGTTATCTCTGGCACCACGCAATAG
- a CDS encoding malonic semialdehyde reductase: MVGSNSTIERLDDAARDLLFAEARTVNNFAPTPVSDAELAQIWEMARWAPTAANSQPLRVQYVRTDDARRRLIEHLDEGNREKTTSAPVTVILAVDSGFHEHLPHLLPIRPQIREVFAANDALRERTGNFNAALQAGYFILAIRAAGLAAGPMTGFDPKGMDTEFFSGTTWRSILVVNIGHPGENPWFERLPRLDPAETVHWA; encoded by the coding sequence ATGGTCGGCAGTAACTCGACGATCGAACGCCTCGATGACGCAGCCAGAGACCTGCTGTTCGCGGAAGCACGAACAGTCAACAACTTCGCACCGACCCCGGTCAGCGATGCCGAACTCGCGCAGATCTGGGAAATGGCCCGCTGGGCGCCGACGGCCGCGAACTCCCAACCGCTGCGCGTGCAATACGTGCGCACCGACGACGCCCGCCGCAGACTGATCGAGCACCTGGACGAGGGCAACCGTGAGAAGACGACATCAGCTCCCGTCACCGTGATTCTCGCGGTAGACAGCGGATTTCACGAGCACCTTCCCCATCTGCTGCCGATCCGGCCGCAGATCCGCGAGGTCTTCGCCGCCAACGACGCGCTGCGCGAGCGCACCGGCAATTTCAACGCCGCCCTGCAGGCGGGGTACTTCATCCTCGCCATCCGGGCCGCCGGTCTGGCGGCCGGGCCGATGACCGGATTCGACCCCAAAGGAATGGACACCGAGTTCTTCTCCGGAACAACCTGGAGATCGATCCTGGTCGTCAACATCGGACACCCCGGTGAGAATCCGTGGTTCGAGCGTCTCCCCAGACTCGATCCCGCAGAGACCGTGCACTGGGCATGA
- a CDS encoding acyl-CoA dehydrogenase family protein — translation MDITRTELMDRVHALVPAFAERAQKTEENRAPFDETITDLIDSGILATLTPKEYGGLELGLDVAAEIVRTISAACPSTGWVTSFYIGAAWRVNIFTEQAQREVFADKPYTLTAGTAAPLGQVQKVDGGYRITGQTAWNSGSVHAEWFTFAGVVFEEGSAPTSLWFLVPREDVKILDTWFIAGMAGTGSNDISVDDVFVPDYRTGPFDLALAGTAPGQLIHPNPMYHLPFLPFAMAEVTPVVVGALRGAADAFVQRTRDRQGTISQEKASGKQAAQMRLGRALAAADAAETLLDAFFERLTAQRPEQSDPRDRAEMKLKAAYLADLARNALNDMVRGIGGDGYRNSAPIQRFFRDLSVLSVHAFLDIDTASETIGRFTLDLPVSDPLL, via the coding sequence ATGGACATCACCCGCACCGAACTCATGGACCGGGTCCACGCCCTGGTACCGGCCTTCGCCGAACGCGCCCAGAAGACCGAGGAAAACCGTGCTCCCTTCGACGAGACGATCACCGACCTCATCGACTCGGGAATCCTGGCCACGCTGACCCCCAAGGAGTACGGCGGACTCGAACTCGGACTCGACGTCGCCGCCGAGATCGTCCGCACCATCAGCGCGGCCTGCCCGTCGACCGGCTGGGTCACCTCCTTCTACATCGGAGCGGCCTGGCGAGTGAACATCTTCACCGAACAGGCCCAACGAGAAGTGTTCGCCGACAAGCCCTACACCCTCACCGCCGGTACCGCGGCCCCGCTGGGACAGGTGCAGAAGGTTGACGGCGGCTACCGCATCACCGGGCAGACGGCCTGGAACTCCGGATCGGTGCACGCGGAATGGTTCACCTTCGCAGGCGTCGTATTCGAGGAGGGCAGCGCCCCCACCTCGTTGTGGTTCCTCGTGCCCCGTGAGGACGTCAAGATCCTCGACACCTGGTTCATCGCCGGCATGGCCGGGACCGGCAGCAATGACATCAGCGTCGACGACGTGTTCGTCCCGGACTACCGCACCGGACCGTTCGACCTCGCCCTCGCCGGTACTGCGCCCGGGCAGCTGATCCACCCCAACCCCATGTACCATCTGCCCTTCCTGCCGTTCGCGATGGCCGAGGTCACCCCGGTCGTCGTCGGTGCTCTGCGCGGGGCGGCGGACGCGTTCGTCCAGCGCACCCGGGACCGGCAGGGAACCATCAGCCAGGAGAAGGCCTCCGGCAAACAGGCCGCCCAGATGCGGCTCGGCCGGGCGCTGGCCGCCGCGGACGCTGCCGAAACACTCCTCGACGCCTTCTTCGAACGCCTCACCGCACAGCGACCCGAGCAGTCCGACCCCCGCGATCGTGCCGAGATGAAGCTCAAGGCAGCATATCTGGCAGATCTGGCCCGCAACGCACTCAACGACATGGTGCGCGGAATCGGCGGCGACGGATACCGGAATTCGGCACCGATCCAGCGGTTCTTCCGTGACCTGTCCGTGCTGTCGGTGCACGCCTTCCTCGACATCGACACGGCTTCGGAAACCATCGGCCGGTTCACCCTCGACCTGCCCGTGTCCGATCCGCTCCTCTGA
- a CDS encoding 3,4-dihydroxy-2-butanone-4-phosphate synthase, whose translation MTTSFAPRAPRQRSWSTIAAGSRALAAGELIILSHLRRVVLVGSASAVTTEQMAFLIRHTTGFLQVALHERICDLLVLPEATPTVRTSSTLGHGQCVTVDAAAGITTGISGADRARTARILADPATGPGDLTRPGHLVPVRLTPTEFRTRQTTASLALALTDATATQCSGAVFADLDGIADPISVGDRHDAEILADRYGLTLVAGPDLKGNVR comes from the coding sequence ATGACGACCTCGTTCGCGCCCCGCGCCCCACGCCAACGGTCATGGTCGACGATCGCCGCCGGTAGCCGCGCCCTCGCCGCCGGTGAGCTGATCATCCTCAGCCATCTCCGCCGCGTCGTGCTCGTCGGGTCCGCCTCCGCCGTGACCACCGAGCAGATGGCCTTTCTGATTCGCCACACCACCGGATTTCTGCAGGTGGCGCTGCACGAACGGATCTGTGACCTTCTCGTTCTGCCGGAAGCGACCCCGACGGTTCGGACCAGTTCCACACTCGGCCATGGCCAATGTGTCACCGTCGACGCTGCTGCCGGTATTACCACCGGGATCTCCGGCGCCGACCGGGCGCGTACGGCCCGCATCCTCGCCGACCCGGCCACGGGCCCCGGCGACCTCACCCGGCCCGGGCACCTGGTCCCGGTGCGCCTGACACCCACAGAGTTTCGTACGCGTCAGACCACCGCGTCCCTCGCCCTCGCGCTCACCGACGCTACAGCCACCCAATGCTCAGGCGCGGTATTCGCCGACCTCGACGGCATCGCCGACCCGATCAGTGTCGGCGATCGACACGATGCCGAGATCCTCGCCGACCGGTACGGACTGACACTCGTCGCCGGCCCGGACCTGAAGGGCAACGTCCGCTGA
- a CDS encoding flavin reductase family protein: protein MHTTLSPVQETFKDVMSHVATPVAVVTSMDGGLPFGTTVSAFTSLSMTPPMVLVSLDRGSETLELITASKKFGLNVLASDQQGTALKFAKMGGIGKFQGVRWEIDHDLPRIAGAAGWIACHVDQFVEGGDHVVVLGTVVAAENNYSDPLTYHRRVFGTHSALESA, encoded by the coding sequence ATGCACACCACCTTGAGTCCTGTCCAGGAAACGTTCAAGGACGTGATGTCACACGTGGCCACTCCGGTCGCCGTCGTGACCTCCATGGACGGCGGCCTGCCCTTCGGTACCACCGTCAGCGCCTTCACCTCCCTGTCGATGACACCCCCGATGGTCCTGGTCTCACTGGATCGAGGATCGGAGACGCTCGAACTGATCACGGCGTCGAAGAAGTTCGGATTGAACGTGCTGGCCAGCGATCAACAAGGCACCGCGCTCAAGTTCGCGAAGATGGGCGGAATCGGCAAGTTCCAGGGCGTGCGGTGGGAGATCGACCACGACCTTCCCCGAATCGCGGGCGCCGCCGGCTGGATCGCCTGCCACGTTGACCAGTTCGTCGAGGGCGGCGACCACGTGGTCGTGCTCGGCACCGTCGTCGCAGCAGAGAACAACTACAGCGATCCGCTCACCTACCACCGCCGCGTCTTCGGCACGCACTCGGCGCTCGAATCCGCATAA
- a CDS encoding PucR family transcriptional regulator — protein sequence MPHWTGELSGRRARQSELEWLSPDADRIRAVLGDGAVTWAVEVGQDIAAKISRKVPAVGEGALPLDAIRRATTATVCRALTLVAGLGESETSLASAEVEEIARDFARRGMELDDLLRTIRVGYAVLAAALLDAVTRLIPPSESGNEMRRISLLLFEVLDDFTGVAASAFLEEQSAWAAGVSAARLDLVTKIIAADPIESAHAEQVLGYPLGGHHVALIAWSGPHSGHDLRAVVDPALRQWGTPTASLVIPVGLQAIWAWGAITPDPTRALTSTLPAFGDTFVVTGQLGSGIDGFRRSHLEARAVERLVRLRVGHPPTTTAHEHIALEVLLLADPEAAVQFASRLLGPLAGNDPRMADLRSTLSLYLDMDHGLAKVATAEHISKNTVTYRVQKALSLCTPSGGSSTDLRAALRIYEWLRDAPIAQW from the coding sequence GTGCCGCATTGGACTGGTGAACTTTCGGGAAGACGGGCCCGGCAATCGGAGCTCGAGTGGCTCAGTCCGGACGCCGACCGGATTCGCGCCGTGCTCGGCGACGGTGCGGTCACCTGGGCTGTCGAAGTCGGTCAGGACATCGCCGCCAAGATCTCCCGAAAAGTGCCGGCGGTGGGCGAGGGTGCGCTACCCCTGGACGCGATCCGGCGGGCCACCACAGCGACCGTGTGTCGAGCCCTGACACTGGTCGCCGGCCTCGGCGAGTCGGAGACGTCGCTGGCCAGCGCCGAGGTGGAGGAGATCGCCAGAGACTTCGCCCGTCGAGGCATGGAGCTCGACGACCTGCTCCGGACCATCCGCGTCGGGTACGCCGTGCTGGCGGCCGCACTTCTCGACGCGGTCACCCGCCTGATTCCACCGAGCGAGAGCGGCAACGAGATGCGCCGCATCTCGCTGCTGCTCTTCGAGGTGCTCGACGATTTCACCGGGGTGGCCGCGTCGGCTTTCCTCGAGGAGCAGAGCGCGTGGGCCGCGGGAGTATCCGCAGCGCGACTCGATCTCGTCACCAAGATCATCGCCGCGGACCCCATCGAATCCGCCCACGCCGAACAGGTCCTCGGCTACCCCCTCGGCGGCCACCACGTGGCCCTCATCGCCTGGAGCGGCCCGCACTCGGGCCATGACCTGCGGGCCGTCGTCGACCCGGCGCTACGACAGTGGGGAACACCGACCGCATCATTGGTGATCCCCGTCGGCCTGCAGGCGATCTGGGCGTGGGGTGCCATCACCCCTGACCCAACGCGCGCGCTGACGTCCACCCTGCCCGCCTTCGGCGACACTTTCGTCGTGACCGGCCAACTCGGCTCCGGGATCGACGGATTCCGCAGAAGTCACCTCGAGGCCCGCGCGGTCGAGCGGCTGGTTCGCCTGCGGGTCGGTCATCCACCCACCACCACCGCTCACGAGCACATCGCCCTCGAAGTGCTCCTCCTTGCCGATCCGGAAGCCGCGGTGCAGTTCGCCTCCCGACTGCTCGGCCCGCTCGCGGGCAACGACCCCCGCATGGCCGATCTGCGTTCGACCCTGAGCCTCTACCTCGACATGGACCACGGTCTGGCCAAAGTCGCGACGGCAGAGCATATTTCCAAGAACACAGTGACCTATCGAGTGCAGAAGGCATTGAGTCTGTGCACGCCTTCAGGTGGATCGAGCACGGACCTGCGGGCAGCGCTGCGCATCTACGAGTGGCTTCGAGACGCCCCCATCGCACAGTGGTAG
- a CDS encoding VOC family protein — protein sequence MTATPKFAHVVLQTSRFEEMRDWYCTVLDAHVVYEGHGLCFITFDEEHHRVALLGAPVQLEPRNPGAAGMHHTAYTFDTLDDLLDRYDSLKEKGIEPKVPIQHGVTTSLYYQDPDGNFVELQIDNFATPDEATAYMNGPEYGNNPVGVSFVPEAMRQALAQGTPVSEITTHSWALQTSPDLPDPMAALTS from the coding sequence ATGACCGCCACTCCCAAGTTCGCGCACGTCGTGCTGCAGACCAGCCGATTCGAGGAGATGCGCGACTGGTACTGCACCGTGCTGGACGCGCACGTGGTCTACGAAGGGCACGGCTTGTGCTTCATCACCTTCGACGAGGAGCACCACCGGGTCGCGCTGCTGGGCGCCCCGGTGCAGCTCGAACCGCGCAATCCGGGTGCAGCGGGCATGCACCACACCGCCTACACCTTCGACACACTCGACGATCTGCTCGATCGCTACGACTCGCTCAAGGAAAAGGGGATCGAACCGAAGGTGCCGATCCAGCACGGGGTAACGACCTCGCTGTACTACCAGGACCCGGACGGCAACTTCGTCGAACTGCAGATCGACAACTTCGCGACGCCGGACGAGGCGACGGCCTACATGAACGGCCCCGAATACGGCAACAACCCGGTCGGAGTGTCGTTCGTCCCGGAGGCGATGCGGCAGGCACTCGCCCAGGGCACCCCGGTCTCGGAGATCACCACCCACTCCTGGGCCCTGCAGACCAGCCCGGACCTGCCCGACCCGATGGCGGCACTGACCAGCTGA
- a CDS encoding fumarylacetoacetate hydrolase family protein, protein MRVANQAGRLQIVADGIAVDVETASGGRFSAEPQQIFDRWDEFTAWAATVNFAAGAPVVESELGAPVPRPGQIFAIGVNYADHVEESGLTLPDAPFVFTKFPASITGPYDTIEHPGGLVDFEVELVAVIGKEARHVPVAEGWEYVAGLTLGQDLSERDLQLSGPPPQQFTLGKSFAGFAPIGPVLVTPDEFADPDDIEVSTILSGELMQNSRTRHLIFPIPVLVSYLSSILPLRPGDLIFTGTPSGIGFTRDPKRLIGVDDELVSRADTIGEMRHHFTAATRPHPLTTVSRSTSHV, encoded by the coding sequence ATGCGTGTGGCAAACCAGGCCGGCCGGCTCCAGATCGTGGCGGACGGCATCGCCGTCGACGTCGAGACGGCCAGCGGGGGCCGCTTTTCCGCCGAACCCCAGCAGATCTTCGACCGATGGGACGAGTTCACCGCATGGGCAGCCACGGTGAATTTTGCCGCCGGGGCGCCGGTGGTCGAGTCCGAGCTGGGCGCCCCGGTCCCCCGGCCCGGCCAGATCTTCGCGATCGGCGTGAACTACGCCGACCACGTCGAGGAATCCGGGCTGACACTGCCCGACGCCCCTTTCGTATTCACCAAGTTCCCCGCCTCGATCACCGGTCCCTACGACACCATCGAACACCCCGGCGGGTTAGTGGATTTCGAAGTCGAACTCGTGGCGGTCATCGGCAAGGAAGCCCGACACGTTCCCGTCGCCGAGGGCTGGGAGTATGTGGCCGGGCTGACCCTCGGCCAGGACCTGTCCGAGCGGGACCTGCAGCTGTCCGGTCCCCCACCCCAGCAATTCACCCTCGGCAAATCGTTCGCCGGTTTCGCCCCGATCGGGCCGGTCCTGGTCACCCCGGACGAATTCGCCGACCCCGACGACATCGAGGTCAGCACGATTCTGTCGGGCGAGCTGATGCAGAACTCGCGCACCCGGCACCTGATTTTCCCGATCCCGGTCCTCGTGTCCTACCTGTCGTCGATCCTGCCGCTGCGCCCCGGCGACCTCATCTTCACCGGCACCCCATCGGGTATCGGCTTCACCCGAGATCCAAAACGGCTCATCGGTGTCGACGACGAACTCGTCAGCCGCGCCGACACCATCGGCGAGATGCGGCACCACTTCACCGCCGCAACCCGCCCGCACCCACTCACCACTGTTTCCAGGAGCACCAGCCATGTCTGA
- a CDS encoding FAD-dependent oxidoreductase, with protein sequence MSEITVPVLIVGGGGCGLTTSILLSEHGIDHHLVERHTSTSHLPKAHYLNQRTMEVLRQVGVADSIYAVGTPPKNMGKTRWVTSLGGDGELDGRTLYTLESFGGGRLESAYAVDSPCPSTNYPQIRLEPLLREHAEKRAPDSIHFGRELVSFEQDENGIHAVVLNRDTQETYTVHAQYMVAADGGKTVGPELGVKMEGPTGILDMVSTHFTADLSQWWEDDVLITWLLNPEGAGSWNSGAMAAMGPTWGKHSEEFVLHFTFRPDDPARFDEEAIVPRLRELLKLPDLELKIHKVSHWILEGVLADKYQVGRIFLAGDAAHRHPPTTGLGLNTAIQDAHNLAWKLAAVVKGDAAPALLDTYEPERRLVGMRNVDWAMFTFLNHMVVDAGLGLIPGQPLEAQVQVFRDYFSDTPMGETRRARAAEVISTQRTEFQAHDLEIGFAYRDGALVPDGTEAPPRDPMGHNYHPTTRPGHRLPHAWLEHDGRQISTHDLTGNNAHFVLITAADGAAWSDAARLANDKFGVQIKVAQIGAGTDYTDPTGRWSELRQIDDTGAILVRPDNHVAWRSTGAVADPADELTRALGTVLSR encoded by the coding sequence ATGTCTGAGATCACCGTTCCCGTCCTCATCGTCGGCGGAGGCGGGTGTGGATTGACCACCTCGATCCTGCTGTCCGAACACGGCATCGACCACCACCTCGTCGAGCGGCACACCAGCACCTCCCATCTGCCCAAGGCCCACTACCTCAACCAGCGCACCATGGAGGTGCTGCGCCAGGTCGGCGTCGCGGACTCGATCTACGCGGTGGGCACCCCACCGAAGAACATGGGCAAGACCCGGTGGGTCACCTCCCTCGGCGGCGACGGCGAACTGGACGGCCGCACCCTGTACACCCTCGAATCGTTCGGCGGCGGACGACTCGAGAGCGCATACGCGGTCGACAGCCCGTGCCCGTCCACCAACTACCCGCAGATCCGCCTCGAACCCCTCCTGCGTGAGCACGCCGAGAAGCGGGCACCGGACTCGATCCACTTCGGCCGCGAACTCGTCTCGTTCGAGCAGGACGAGAACGGAATCCACGCCGTCGTCCTGAACCGCGACACCCAGGAGACCTACACCGTCCACGCCCAGTACATGGTCGCCGCCGACGGCGGCAAGACCGTCGGACCCGAACTCGGTGTGAAAATGGAGGGCCCGACCGGGATCCTCGACATGGTCAGCACCCACTTCACCGCCGACCTGTCGCAGTGGTGGGAGGACGACGTCCTGATCACCTGGCTGCTCAACCCCGAGGGCGCCGGCTCCTGGAACAGCGGCGCCATGGCCGCCATGGGCCCCACGTGGGGCAAGCACTCAGAAGAATTCGTCCTGCACTTCACCTTCCGCCCGGACGACCCGGCCCGGTTCGACGAAGAGGCAATCGTTCCCCGGCTGCGCGAGCTCCTCAAGCTGCCCGACCTCGAATTGAAGATCCACAAGGTCAGCCACTGGATCCTCGAAGGGGTGCTCGCCGACAAGTACCAGGTCGGCCGGATCTTCCTCGCCGGCGACGCCGCCCACCGGCACCCACCCACCACCGGTCTGGGCCTGAACACCGCCATCCAGGACGCCCACAACCTGGCCTGGAAACTGGCCGCGGTCGTCAAGGGTGACGCCGCCCCCGCCCTGCTCGACACCTACGAGCCCGAACGCCGCCTCGTCGGCATGCGCAACGTCGACTGGGCCATGTTCACCTTCCTCAACCACATGGTCGTCGACGCCGGCCTCGGCCTGATCCCCGGCCAGCCGCTCGAAGCCCAGGTCCAGGTATTCCGGGACTACTTCTCCGACACCCCGATGGGCGAAACCCGCCGGGCCCGCGCGGCCGAGGTGATCAGTACCCAGCGCACCGAATTCCAGGCCCACGACCTCGAAATCGGCTTCGCCTACCGCGACGGGGCCCTCGTCCCGGACGGCACCGAGGCACCGCCGCGCGACCCGATGGGGCACAACTACCACCCCACCACCCGCCCCGGGCACCGACTCCCGCACGCCTGGCTCGAGCACGACGGCCGGCAGATCTCCACCCACGACCTCACCGGCAACAACGCTCACTTCGTGCTCATCACTGCCGCAGACGGTGCCGCCTGGTCCGATGCCGCCCGGTTGGCCAACGACAAGTTCGGGGTCCAGATCAAGGTCGCCCAGATCGGCGCCGGCACCGACTACACCGACCCCACCGGCCGCTGGAGTGAACTTCGCCAGATCGACGACACCGGGGCAATCCTGGTCCGACCGGACAACCACGTCGCCTGGCGCAGCACCGGCGCCGTCGCCGACCCCGCCGACGAGCTCACCCGCGCACTCGGCACCGTGCTCTCACGCTGA
- a CDS encoding acetoacetate--CoA ligase codes for MTAPGREVLWTPPPERVSASNMSRYQRWLAAEKNVCTTDFDSLWCWSISDLEKFWLSIWEYFDVIASAPPQTVLSDPRMPGARWFPGTRLNWAENLLRHTDRTGPAIISVDETGTTGELSRAELVAQVANLAAHFRKIGVQPGDRIAAMLPNIAPTVAAVLAAASVGAVWSCCAPDFGVKGLVDRFAQIEPTVLIGVDGYQFNGKRVDRRDVFATLLDQLPTVRHAVVVDNLGLPFIGEHRPSIAAYADVVVGDAAPQYEQVPFDHPLWILYSSGTTGLPKGIVHSHGGIVLEALKANALHYDLGPTDRVFIAASTAWVVWNMLVDTMVTGAAIITYDGSPTYGRPDHQFEICARYGATRFGTGAAYLTLCEKAGTEPGTAFDLSGLRSIMSTGSPLPDTTWRWIYDTVSPDVHLGSDSGGTDVATGFIGANPLSPVRVGELQGPYLGVDVQAWTETGEAVVGEVGEMVITAPMPSMPIYFWNDPDGNRYRDAYFEVYPGVWRHGDWITMEADGGCVVHGRSDSTINRGGVRMGSADIYQAVEALPEIAEALVIGAELPHGGYHMPLFVVLRDGYDLDDALVEKIRTTIRREASPRHVPDEIIDVPAIPITRTGKRLEIPVKKLIQGVSPETAINRATVADTDALDWYIDYAQRFQDHRADTSTLT; via the coding sequence ATGACCGCCCCAGGACGTGAAGTGTTGTGGACCCCGCCGCCCGAGCGGGTCTCGGCTTCGAACATGAGCCGATACCAACGCTGGCTCGCAGCCGAGAAAAACGTCTGCACTACCGACTTCGACTCGCTGTGGTGCTGGTCGATCAGCGACCTCGAAAAGTTCTGGCTCTCGATCTGGGAGTACTTCGACGTCATCGCCTCGGCTCCACCGCAGACGGTGCTCTCCGACCCCCGGATGCCCGGGGCCCGGTGGTTCCCCGGCACCCGGCTGAACTGGGCCGAAAACCTGCTCCGTCACACCGACCGGACCGGGCCCGCGATCATCTCGGTCGACGAAACCGGCACCACAGGCGAACTCTCGCGGGCCGAGCTGGTCGCGCAAGTCGCCAACCTCGCCGCCCACTTCCGGAAGATCGGTGTGCAGCCCGGAGACCGGATCGCGGCGATGCTTCCGAACATCGCGCCCACCGTCGCCGCGGTGCTCGCCGCGGCCAGCGTCGGTGCGGTGTGGTCCTGTTGCGCACCGGATTTCGGTGTGAAAGGGCTGGTCGACCGGTTCGCGCAGATCGAGCCGACCGTGCTGATCGGGGTGGACGGCTACCAGTTCAACGGCAAACGCGTCGACCGCCGAGACGTCTTCGCCACCCTGCTGGACCAGCTCCCGACCGTGCGGCACGCCGTCGTCGTCGACAACCTCGGCCTACCCTTCATCGGGGAGCATCGGCCGAGCATCGCCGCGTACGCCGATGTGGTCGTCGGGGACGCCGCACCACAGTACGAGCAGGTGCCGTTCGACCATCCGCTGTGGATCCTCTACAGCTCCGGCACTACCGGCCTCCCGAAGGGCATTGTGCACTCGCACGGCGGCATCGTGCTCGAAGCGCTCAAGGCCAACGCGCTGCACTATGACCTCGGCCCCACCGATCGGGTGTTCATCGCCGCGAGCACCGCCTGGGTGGTGTGGAACATGCTCGTCGACACCATGGTCACCGGCGCGGCGATCATCACCTATGACGGCAGCCCCACCTACGGCCGGCCCGACCACCAATTCGAGATCTGCGCCCGCTACGGGGCCACCCGATTCGGCACCGGCGCCGCCTATCTGACGCTGTGCGAGAAGGCCGGCACCGAGCCCGGTACCGCTTTCGACCTGTCGGGGTTGCGGTCGATCATGTCGACCGGTTCCCCGCTGCCGGACACCACCTGGCGGTGGATCTACGACACGGTCAGCCCGGATGTGCACCTGGGATCCGACAGCGGCGGCACCGATGTGGCCACCGGCTTCATCGGCGCCAATCCGCTCTCCCCCGTTCGGGTGGGAGAACTGCAGGGCCCCTACCTGGGGGTCGATGTGCAGGCCTGGACCGAGACCGGTGAGGCGGTCGTCGGGGAAGTCGGTGAAATGGTGATCACCGCACCGATGCCGTCGATGCCGATCTACTTCTGGAACGACCCGGACGGAAACCGGTACCGGGACGCCTATTTCGAGGTCTACCCCGGGGTGTGGCGGCACGGAGACTGGATCACCATGGAAGCCGACGGAGGCTGCGTGGTCCACGGGCGGTCGGATTCGACGATCAACCGTGGCGGGGTCCGGATGGGGTCGGCGGATATCTATCAGGCCGTCGAAGCGCTGCCGGAGATCGCCGAGGCGCTGGTGATCGGCGCCGAACTACCCCACGGTGGCTATCACATGCCGCTGTTCGTGGTACTGCGCGACGGATACGACCTCGACGACGCGCTCGTGGAGAAGATTCGCACCACGATCCGCCGGGAGGCCTCGCCCCGGCACGTGCCGGACGAGATCATCGACGTCCCGGCTATTCCCATCACCCGTACCGGCAAGCGGCTCGAGATTCCGGTCAAGAAGCTGATCCAGGGAGTCTCTCCGGAGACCGCGATCAACCGCGCCACGGTCGCCGACACCGACGCCCTCGACTGGTACATCGACTACGCGCAGCGGTTCCAAGACCACCGCGCTGACACCTCTACCCTCACCTGA
- a CDS encoding GntR family transcriptional regulator, translated as MVVTTSTRNPQPPVRSLTPTSVPEQVAKEIRRSILAGELRPGQTFSLREISSQLGVSFIPVREALKELEAQGLVVTRPGKSAMVAPLSHEDLHGIYRLRRQLEPEIAGRACKLLDDADLRRLENYVTMFGDESLDLDDIYQAHHAFHYELLRPAATAWDLRVLDGLWHAAERYVRLAFSGREAEPDEHERRGHVHAEILTVVRTRNMRKVAAATRQHLDDNEQIALRALDPIAP; from the coding sequence ATGGTCGTGACAACGAGCACGAGAAACCCGCAACCGCCGGTGCGGTCCCTGACTCCGACCTCCGTTCCCGAGCAGGTCGCCAAGGAAATCCGGCGCTCGATCCTCGCCGGTGAACTCCGTCCGGGGCAGACGTTCTCGTTGCGGGAAATCTCCAGCCAGCTCGGGGTGAGTTTCATCCCGGTCCGGGAAGCACTCAAAGAGCTCGAAGCGCAGGGTCTCGTGGTGACCCGCCCCGGGAAAAGCGCCATGGTCGCCCCGCTCTCGCACGAGGACCTGCACGGGATCTATCGGCTGCGCCGCCAACTCGAACCGGAGATCGCCGGCCGCGCCTGTAAACTGCTCGACGACGCCGACCTGCGTCGACTCGAGAACTACGTGACCATGTTCGGCGACGAGAGCCTCGACCTCGACGACATCTACCAGGCGCACCACGCCTTCCACTACGAGCTGCTCCGGCCCGCCGCCACCGCGTGGGACCTGCGCGTGCTCGACGGCCTGTGGCACGCCGCCGAACGGTATGTCCGGCTGGCGTTCTCGGGTCGAGAGGCCGAACCGGATGAACACGAGCGGCGGGGACACGTGCATGCGGAGATCCTCACCGTCGTGCGCACCCGCAACATGAGAAAAGTCGCCGCGGCGACACGGCAGCACCTCGACGACAACGAACAGATCGCGCTTCGGGCGCTCGACCCGATCGCGCCCTGA